Sequence from the uncultured Flavobacterium sp. genome:
CAGGCGCTGGATCTCCGTCTTGTAATGCTTTTGCAATATGAGCAGGAACTGTTGCCGGCATATTCAAGTGAATACCCAATAATCCTTCCGGAGCTTGACGCGCCATTGCATCTGCAATTACTGAACCCCAATCACCGCCTTGTGCTACATAATGTTTATAACCCAAACGTTTCATTAATACATCCCAGGCGCTTCCTATTTTTTCTACTCCCCAACCCGTTCCTGTAGGCTTTTCAGAAAAACCATATCCAGGCATTGAAGGAATTACAACATCAAAAGCATCTTCGGCTTTTCCGCCATAAGCAGTTGGATCTGTTAATGGTCCTATAACTTTTAGAAGTTCAAAAAAAGATCCTGGCCATCCATGAGTAATAATAATTGGCAAGGCATTTTTGTGTTTTGATTTTATATGGATGAACTGAATATCTAATCCGTCAATATTGGTTACAAACTGTGGTAATGCGTTTAGCTTAGTTTCTGTTTTATGCCAATCGTAATCTGTTCCCCAATATTTTACAAGACCTTGAATTTGTGCTAATTTCACTCCTTGTGACTGATCTTGTACAGTTTCTTTTTGTGGCCATCTTGTAGCATTTACACGATCACGAAGTTCTGTAATTGCATTTTCTGAAATACTAATATGATAAGGACGAATCGCTTCTGAATCTGTTTTGCTTTTTTCTAAATTCTTTTGTGAAAAACCTGTTGTTGTAAGCAAAAGGAAAGTTCCTATTGCAAAAATATTTGCGATGCTTCGTTTGTTTGTGTGAATTGTTTTCATTGTTTTTGATTTTAAATTATTTGTTTATCAGTTAATTTCTTCGTCAAAAGTATTTCGATAACCCTTCTTACGAAATCAGAAAACAGTCCAAACGGACGAAGTGATAGTTGAAACGGACAGTCCGGGAGTTAGGAGTTTTTGAATGCTGGTGATTTAACCGCAAAGTGCGCAAAGGTTATTGGCTTATTGGGAC
This genomic interval carries:
- a CDS encoding epoxide hydrolase — encoded protein: MKTIHTNKRSIANIFAIGTFLLLTTTGFSQKNLEKSKTDSEAIRPYHISISENAITELRDRVNATRWPQKETVQDQSQGVKLAQIQGLVKYWGTDYDWHKTETKLNALPQFVTNIDGLDIQFIHIKSKHKNALPIIITHGWPGSFFELLKVIGPLTDPTAYGGKAEDAFDVVIPSMPGYGFSEKPTGTGWGVEKIGSAWDVLMKRLGYKHYVAQGGDWGSVIADAMARQAPEGLLGIHLNMPATVPAHIAKALQDGDPAPAGLSVKEKAAFNSLNKLYTRGAGYAGMMVTRPQTIGYGLTDSPVVLASFFLDKFNDWTYSGGNAEKSLTRDEILDDISLYWFTNTANSSANLYWENNNNNFNAVEQRTNEIKIPVAVTVFPGEIYQAPKTWAEKAYKNLIYFNEVNKGGHFASWEEPQLFTIELRAAFKSLRK